In Bos taurus isolate L1 Dominette 01449 registration number 42190680 breed Hereford chromosome 10, ARS-UCD2.0, whole genome shotgun sequence, the genomic window CTTGTACTCTATTtatggggaaagagaaagagaaattaaggaaacaattccattcaccattgcaatgaaaagaataaaatacttaggaatatatctacctaaagaaactaaagacctatatataagatcagatcagatcagtcactcagtcgtgtctgactctttgtgaccccatgaatcgcaacacaccaggcctccttgtacatcaccaactcccagagttcactcagactcacatccatcgagtcagtgatgccatccagccatctcatcctctgtcgtccccttctactcctgcccccaatccctcccagcatcagagtcttttccaatgagtcagcccttcgcatgaggtggccaaagtactggagtttcagctttagcatcattccttccaaagaaatcccagggctgatctccttcagaatggactggttggatctccttgcagtccaagggactctcaagagtcttctccaacaccacagttcaaaagcatcaattctttggcactcagccttcttcacagtccaactctcacatccatacatgaccactggaaaaaccatagccttgactagacaggcctttgttggcaaagtaatgtctctgcttttgaatatgctatctaggttggtcataactttccttccaaggagtaagtgtcttttaatttcatggctacagtcaccatctgcagtgattttggagcccagaaaaataaagtctgacactgtttccattgtttccccatctatttcccatgaagtggtgggaccggatgccatgatcttcgttttctgaatgttgagctttaagccaactttttcactctccactttcactttctataaaacactggtgaaagaaatcaaagaggacactaatagatggagaaatataccatgttcatggatcagaagaatcaatatagtgaaaatgagtatccTCCACAAAGCAGTCTATagattgaatgcaatccctatcaagctaccaacggtatttttcacagagctagaacaaataatttcacaatttgtatggaaatacaaaaaaactcaaatagccaaagcaatcttgagaagtatggaactggaggaatcaacctgcctgacttcaggctctactactaagccacagtcatcaagacagtatggtactgacacaaaggcagaaatacagatcaatggaacaaaatagaaagcccagagataaatccacgcatctatggacaccttaggagttcccttgtggctcagatggtaaagcatctgcctataagcAGGAGACACGAcctcaatccctgagtcgggaaggtcctctggagaaggaaatggcaatccactccagtactcttgcctggaaaatcccatgatggatgagcatggtaggctacagtcaatggggtcacaaagagtcggacacaactgagcgacttcacttcacttcatggacaccttatctttgacaaaggaggcaagaatatacaatggagaaaagacaatatctttaacaagtggtgctgggaaaactggtcaaccacttgccaccagtccaggttcgatgcaccatactggatgcttggggctggtgcactgggacgacccagagggagggtatggggagggaggagggaggagggttcaggatggggagcacgggtatacctgtggtggattcatttcgatgtttggcaaaactaatacaatattgtaaagtttaaaaataaaataaaatttaaaaaataaataaaaaagaatgaaactagaacactttctaataccatacacaaaagtaaactcaaaatggattaaagatctaaacataagaccagaaactataaaactcctaaaggagaacacaggcaaaacactctctgacatacatcacagcaggattctctatgacccacctcccagaatattgaaaataaaagcaaaaataaacaaatgggacctaattaaacttaaaagcttctgcacaacaaaggaaactataagcaaggtgaaaagacagctctcagaatgggagaaaataatagcaaatgaagcaattgacaaagaactaatctcaaaatatacaagcaactcctgcagctcaattccagaaaaataaatgacccaatcaaaaaatgggccaaagaactaaacagacatttctccaaagacatacagatggctaacaaacacatgaaaagatgctcaacatcactcattatcagagaaatgcaaatcaaaaccacaatgaggtaccaattcatgccagtcagaatggctgtgatccaaaagtctacaagcaataaatgctggagagggtgtggagaaaagggaaccctcttacactgttggtgggaatgcaaactagtatagccactatggagaacagtgtggagattccttaaaaaactgaaaatagaactgcgttatgatccagcaatcccactgctgggcatactcactgaggaaaccagaattgaaagagacatatgtaccccagtgttcatcacagcactatttataatagccaggacgtggaagcaacctagatgtccatcagcagatgaatggctaagaaagctgtggtacatacacacgatggagtattactcagccattaaaaagaatacatttgaatcagttctaatgaggtggatgaaactggagtttcatacagagtgaagtaagccagaaagaaaaacaccaatacagtatactaacacatatatatggaatttagaaagatgataattataaccctgtatgtgagacagcaaaagagacactgatgtatagaacagtcttttggactctgtgggagagggtgagggtgagatgatttgggagaatggcgttgaaacatgtataatatcatataagaaatgaattgccagtccaggttcggtgcatgatacaggatgctcggggctggtgcactgggttgacccagagggataatatgggggtatggggagggaggtgggaggggggttcaggatggggaacacacatgcacccatggtggattcatgttgatgtatggcaaaaccaatacaatattgtaaagtaattatcctccaattaaaataaattaatttataattttaaaaatggtgagagtgttgtttgtgtttttgtgttgTTCTTGaacttagaggaaatgttttcatcttttcactgttgagtatgatgttagctgtagatttgtaatgtgctgtgctgtgatatgctgtgcttaatcacttagtcatgtctgactctttgcaaccccaaggactgtagcccaccaggctcctctccccatggggattctccaggcaagaatactgaagtgggttgccttgccctcctccagggtatttttccaacccagggatcaaacccaggtctcccacattgcagatggattctttatcatctgagccaccaggaaagcccaagaatactggagtgggtagcctatcccttctccaggggatcttcccaacccaagaatcaaactggggtctcctgcattgcaggaggatttgttaccagctgagctaccagagaagcccatggcctttattatgttgaggtaagttcTCTCCTATCcactttctagagagtttttatcttaaatgagtgttgaattttatcaaaggcttttccTGTATCTCttgatcatatagtttttattcttcaatttgttaatgtagtgtatcacactgattgatttgcagatattgaagaatggTTCCATCCCTAAAATAAATCCCTCTTGACCAAGGtgtatgatcatggcatccggtcccatcactccatgggaaataggtggggaaacagtggaaacagtgtcagactttattatttggggctccaaaaccactggaggtggtgactgcagccatgaaattaaaagacgcttactccttggaaggaaagttatgaccaacctagataacatattcaaaagcagagacattactttgccaataaaggtctgtctagtcaaggctatggtctttccagtggtcatgtatggatgtgagagttggactgtgaagaaggctgagcaccgaagaattgatgcttttgaactgtggtgttggagaagactcttgagagtcccttggactgcagggagatccaaccagtccattctgagggagatcagtcctggggtttctttggaggaaatgatgctaaagctgaagctctagcactttggccacctcatgcgagagttgactcgttggaaaagactctgatgctgggagggattgggggcaggaggagaaggggacaacagaggatgagatggctggatggcatcactgactcgatggacatgagtctgagtgaactccgggagttgatgatggacagggaggcctggcatgctgcgattcatggggtcacgaagagtcggataagactgagtgactgaactgaactgatagtcctTCAAAATATGAGTAGCAATGCAACATAATAGGATCTGGCTTTGttcattaaggaaaataaaaggacaaattTATCCTACAATAAAATGTCTGCTTATTCCAAAGTCTGAAAGAGgatattaaaagacaaaatataatgCAGATTGAAGTTTCAAGAAGTAAATTGTGAAGTTTCAAGAAGTAAATTGTTTGCCTTggtcatatatacatacatatgaatataaatataaattaaactatataatatttaaataatgatactgaaaagaaaaaaatgatacatgTCAATATTTTGGCAAAGTTTGCATAGTTCAGTTTTGataggttgattttttttaacttaggaaTGCTTTACCGCCAAATACTATATTGAATGAagactcacttcagttcagttcagtcgctcagtcgtgtccgactctttgagaccccatgaatcgcagcataccaggcctccctgtccatcatcaacacccagagttcactcaaactcatgtccatccagtcggtgatgccatccagccacctcatcctccatcatccccttctcctcctgcctccaatccctcccagcatcagagtcttttccaatgagtcaactctttggatcaggtggtcaaagtattgaagtttcagctttagtatcagtccttccaaagaacacccaggactgatctcctttagaatggaccggttggatctccttgcagtccaagggactctcaagagtcttctccaataccacagttcaaaagcatcagttcttcggcgctcagctttcttcacagtccaactttcatatccatacatgaccactggaaaaaccatagccttgactagacagacctttgttggcaaagtaatgtctctgcttttgaatatgttatctaggttggtcataaatttccctTCTATAATTTGGATTTCCCTGTTAGAATGACATGACAAATTTATATTGATGCATTCGTTTTACTCCTGACTAAAAGAACTAAGTGTTATTTTTATGTGTAATTTTCCTACTTAGAGATTCTTTAGCTTACAAAAGTAATTTTTTGCACCTTATGCTGACTTTAAATACTCCATTAAAGGCATAGTTAATTACTTATGAAAAGTTAATgtttgttccaaataggaaaaggagtacgtcaaggctgtatattgtcaccctgcttatttaacttatatgcagagtacatcatgagaaacactgagctggaagaaacacaagctggaatcaagattgccaggagaaatatcaataacctcagatatgcagatgacaccacccttatggcagaaaatgaagagtgttgggggccagagtgaggtactccgcccatggcaaaggtcatgaggaaggaggctcgacatacgcaaaggcgggatcgagcctcaggagtccccctggaaatcctcgagcgtctacccccataaccagagcctgcctactttactactttgtgctctcagctacacctctgactttacggggggctgtccccaccacctctttcggagaaggagttaacctagagctccagtcaataaaaactcttgggtgtgacaagagtgttttaacctacaaactcctctgaaggttctctagcctgcctgacaggctcatcgggccacatgtgattgctcacagtctcccaaccgtgagaggcacgagatgctttaaaccctctaaaaacaggttctttagagaagttagaaaactgtaagtatagtgggctaattagaaattgtgttggtgaagggtttttcatttgttgagccaatgtttgttgctacatctccacatcccctgcccttacacacattaatgaatatatagaagaaataagtattaacctttgatattaatcacgttagaccttaggctaagtaaattctttccttaactaaaacccactacaccgtcaccctgtaggaatgtaactttatttgggtggtgtctgttttgagaataatcagccctgaagaaataagtgtcctgattgactgaccgctgtcacaaggagagggtcgtaaattgtcagcaggcccccctggccagaagatgatgtaacacccctaagacctctgtatacatttgtatgaagcacctgactttgataaaagtcaggactgctgaccccgcgtgacttttgcataacatctcagtgtataaaagtagaccatggaaaataaagaattgggatcagtttctcgaaatactggtctccccatgtcgctcgctctctcactctggctgagtctccatctggagcgcggaacccaccatgcttactaattatgcctgggcttctaagatccgaccggggaggcctcagtgtctcctctccttcgggagaacggaaggacgcttgcggcctacgtaagtggtgcaaacttcttgtcttgaagttttattggtctcccgtgtaaaccaagctactcagcctcttttctccactgaattttcctactgagctatcctcattctattactctttatatctttaattaatatctaattgaagctattgtatcctgatcctcgcctatgccgtctctccttcgaataccctggatcagctggggctggtccccggcagaagaggaactcaaaaacctcttgatgaaagtgaaagtggagagtgaaaaagttggcttaaagctcaacattcagaaaacgaagatcatggcatctggtcccatcacttcatgggaaatagatggggaaacagtggaaacagtgtcagactttatttttctgggctccaaaatcactacagatggtgactgcagccatgaaattaaaagacacttactctttggaagaaaagttatgaccaacctagacagcatattaaaaagcagagccattactttgccaacaaaggcctgtctagtcaaggctatggtttttccagtggtcatgtatggatgtgagagttggactgtgaagaaggctgagcaccgaagaattgatgcttttgaactgtggtgttggtgaagactcttgagagtcccttggactgcaaggagatccaaccagtccattctgaaggagatcagccctgggatttctttggagggaatgatgctgaagctgaaactccagtactttggccacctcatgcgaagagttgactcattggaaaagactctaatgctgggagggattaggggcaggaggagaaggggacgatggaggatgagatggctgcatggcatcactgactcgatggacatgagcctgagtgaactctgggagttggtgactgacagggaggcctggtgtgttgctattcatggggtcacagagagttggacacgactgagcgactgaactgaactgaactgaatgtttattcCATTATGCATTTTCAATATTAATGTATTTGCACTCATTAACAGGTAGTTATCTTacaattgtttctgttttcagatATCTCTACTACTTATACTACTATTGTGGCTTGACTTGGGTCCACCAAACAGACATGTCAAAATTTTAAACTCCAATATCTATGAATATGGCCATACTTGGAAATAGGGTGTTTGCAGATATATTCCAGGTAAATAGAAGTTATCCCAAATTAGGGTAGATTAGGAGATATTTCTTCCTGTTCTGAAGGCCTTAAAGAAATCTTCCCTCCAAGGTATTTCTAAAAATTACTTTCTTATAAACATTATTCCTTAAGAATTTAGGTTCAAGGTTTCTGTATACTTTGATTTTAAATACTCTATATGTAAGTCTCTTCTCAAAGGCAAATGTCTCTGCTTCCTAAGTGAAAGACAAAATGGACTCAATATCTTTGTGTAATCAAATCAAGGACAAACAGAAGATTCTTTCTGAGTGTGACCATCAACACTGAACATTAGTAATCAACAAGAGCTCTTCACAATACAGTGAAGAAATCGCTCATCACTTTAGAGATCTCCTGTAATTCACTAGTTGTTTGCATACTCTCCTCATTGCAACCCTCATTTCATGATTTCTGAATGTGTAAATAACAGGATTCAGGAAAGGAGTGAGAACTGCATCAAATATAGCCAAAAATTTACCGAGGTGTGAGGAGGAAAATGGCCATATATAAAAAAACATCAAAGGACTAAAGAACAAGACTACTACAGTGATGTGAGCTGAAAGTGTGGACAGAGCCTTGGATGAACCTGCCGAAGACTGTTTCTGAACAGTGAGAATGATGATAATATAGGAAATGATCAGAATGAAGAAGGAGCCAACAGAAATTAATCCACTGTTGGCTGTGACCATGAACTTGAGTTGGTATGTGTCTGTGCAGGCAAGTTTGATCAACTGAGGAAGGTCACAGTAAAAGCTGTCCAACACATTTGGGCCACAGAAGGGTAAGTTTACCATGCAAGCTAGTTGAACCACGGAGTGGATAAGGCCAATAATCCAGGCAGCcactataaagaaaacacacatccTTGGACTCATGATGGTCAGATAGTGGAGAGGCTTACATATGGCAACATATCTGTCAAAGGCCATGGCTATGAGAAgcaccacctccacaccaccAATGATGTGGATGAAGAAGATCTGAGTGATGCAGCCACTAAAAGACATGACTTTATGCTTTCTGAAAAGGTCATAAATCATCTTGGGAGAAAAGATGGTAGAAAATCCCAGGTCAATGAAGGAGAGGTTGGCCAACAAAAAGTACATGGAGGAGTGTAAGTGAGGGTCAGAGATAACAGTGAGCAGAATGAGCAAGTTTCCCATTGTGCTTGCAATGTAAAAACTAGAGGAGAACACAAAGAGGAGAAGTTGAATCTCCCAGGAATTGGTGAGTCCCAGGAACACAAACTCTGACACCACAGACTGATTTGCTCCATACATTGGCTTTGTAGGTTTTGCTACCTGAAGGAcaacagagaaatgtaaattacgATGATTATGTTAATAAACTAGAAGATAAACCAAAGTCATGCAAGCCTATTTCTACTTTTGCATGAAAATTACCTCACAGCCTTTGCAGTGTGATCACACAGAAAAATTAGTTGCTGTCATGTGGAGCTATTCTCCACCCCCAAGTTGGCTTTCCATTTAAtaccttctttttcctttctgggtGAGTGTTCTCATATTACTCCTGAAATACTTGATGGTCAACAAGAGTAACAGGAATTCAACCCCAAACCTTTTGACTTTGGATTTTAAATTAATATGACCTACCTCAGTCATATAGAACTAATCACTATTGCAATCTTTCAGGAAGTTAGCTTCCTCTGGCCCTTCCTGTGGGAACATTTCATCTTCAATATTACTCAGATGCTTACCACATCTACAAATTCTTGTTTTATTATTACTAGCCATTTATTTTACTACCCTGTGTATTATATTGAACTAAGTACAGTTCTAACTCACCAAGGGGACTGTAAACTTCTTGAAGGCAGAGATTATGACCATTCATATCTGAACTCCTTGAAGCAATGAAAAAGTGGCCCCCACAGAGAGGTGCAAGTCTGTGAAGTGTCTGTTACCAGTTTGTGCCATATTTGGTTGAGAGTCTGTGACTGAATATTTAGAAACTTCTCTAGCAGCTTGACATCACAGTGGCAGTAAAGTTTCTGTTTTTATAGTTTATCAAAATAATAGTCCATGTAAAAGTataaattatacagagtgaagtaagccagaaggaaaaacataaatacagtatactaacgcatatatatggaatttag contains:
- the OR4F14J gene encoding olfactory receptor family 4 subfamily F member 14J, which translates into the protein MYGANQSVVSEFVFLGLTNSWEIQLLLFVFSSSFYIASTMGNLLILLTVISDPHLHSSMYFLLANLSFIDLGFSTIFSPKMIYDLFRKHKVMSFSGCITQIFFIHIIGGVEVVLLIAMAFDRYVAICKPLHYLTIMSPRMCVFFIVAAWIIGLIHSVVQLACMVNLPFCGPNVLDSFYCDLPQLIKLACTDTYQLKFMVTANSGLISVGSFFILIISYIIIILTVQKQSSAGSSKALSTLSAHITVVVLFFSPLMFFYIWPFSSSHLGKFLAIFDAVLTPFLNPVIYTFRNHEMRVAMRRVCKQLVNYRRSLK